CCGCAGAGTATTTGTGACCGAAGCGCGGTTTTTTCCGACCTTGTCCGCCAATGCCGATTGAGTGATGCCACATTGCTCGATGAGAGCCTGGTAAGCCTGAGCCGTTTCTATCGGATTGAGATCCTCGCGCTGGACATTTTCAATCAAGGCCATCTCGAGCATTTCGTTTTTACTCAAATCACTCATGATCAAAGCGGAGATTTTGTCAAGCCCGGCGATTTTAGCCGCCCGAAACCGACGTTCCCCGACGATGAGAGTGAATCCTCCACCTTCTTTCTTTACTAATATCGGCTGCAGCATCCCCCGCGATTTGAACGATTCGGCCAATTCCCCGAGAGAATCATTATCGAATGATTTACGCGGTTGATGCGGATTGGGTGCGATCCGATCCAAGGGAATCGATTGATACATTCCTTCCGATTTCTCTTCCTTGTCCGCGGTCGGGATCAAAGCTTCCAGCCCGCGCCCTAATGCGATTTTACTACCCATGACTCAATATCTCCTTGGCAAAAGAAATATAGTTTTGCGCTCCGGTGGACAATATATCATATAAAATAATAGGCTTTCCGAAACTGGGCGCCTCGGATAATCGGACGTTGCGATTGATGGCCGTTTGATAAACTTTGTCGGGAAAATATTTGCGCGTTTCCTCGGCAACCTGGCGCGACAAATTCAAACGGCCGTCATACATCGTGAGAAGAACGCCCTCGATTTTCAAATCGGGATTGAGATGTCTTTGAACCAAATTTATGGAGTTTAACAGTTGCCCCATACCCTCGAGGGCATAATACTCGCATTGAATGGGAATAATGATCGAATCGGCGGCGGTGAGGATATTCAATGCCAGAAGTCCGAGAGAGGGTGGGCAGTCAATAATT
The genomic region above belongs to Candidatus Zixiibacteriota bacterium and contains:
- a CDS encoding AAA family ATPase; this encodes MAKIMAVANQKGGVGKTTTAINLASCLAAAEKKTLLLDMDPQANSTSGLGYCPKDDDTTAYEVLIGAAGAADAIVSTELSYLNLLPSHVRLVGAEIELVPMVAREQKLKEILGQIVDNYEYIIIDCPPSLGLLALNILTAADSIIIPIQCEYYALEGMGQLLNSINLVQRHLNPDLKIEGVLLTMYDGRLNLSRQVAEETRKYFPDKVYQTAINRNVRLSEAPSFGKPIILYDILSTGAQNYISFAKEILSHG
- a CDS encoding ParB/RepB/Spo0J family partition protein — encoded protein: MGSKIALGRGLEALIPTADKEEKSEGMYQSIPLDRIAPNPHQPRKSFDNDSLGELAESFKSRGMLQPILVKKEGGGFTLIVGERRFRAAKIAGLDKISALIMSDLSKNEMLEMALIENVQREDLNPIETAQAYQALIEQCGITQSALADKVGKNRASVTNTLRLLTLPDNIRQLIIEGKLTEGHARAILSVSDSNLRNKVAQKIISETMSVRQAENMARQSKRRRLVIKRKPPGIEDAETFLKHILGTAVKIVPGLKKGRIEIEYYGDEDLNRLLDMMRKLS